The nucleotide sequence ACCACTCCGGGAAATTGGAGGGTTCTCCGTTCAGTCCTGCGGCACAGTGTGGGTCACAGGGGAGGCGCGTCGTCCGGGCACACACTTCCGAAGCTGCCCACCATGCGGCCCTGATGCCAGCGGGGGCTGACGGTCACGCGCACCTGGCGCCACTCGCCCTGGGCGCCGCGTATCCGCATACGGTAGACCTCGCCGGAACGCGACCAGCTCTGCAGCCACTGTTCCTCGGACGCGGCGTAATCCTCGGGTTGCACCAGTTGAAACGAGGTCAGCCCCAGCAGCGCCTCGGGCGGGTGGCCCAGCACCTCGGCGGCGCGGCGGTTGACGTAGGTGATGCGGCCCTCGGTACTGAACATCACCAGGCCCTCGGTGCTGGCGTCGAGCAGTTGCTGGGCAAAGTTCAGTTCCTGTTCGTACATGGCCCGCAGGTGCTGGTCATACCGCACCATGTTCCGTACTCGCTTGAACAGCCAGAGCAAGACCACATGCAACGCGAGCAGCAGCAGCACGAGCACAGGCACGTCCGGGGCCGCCGTTCCCGGTTGCCAGATCACACGCCGCACAATCCGAAGGCCCACCAGAACGTCTATGCTCGCAAGGAGACCGAAGGCCACATACGCCCAGCGCAGTTCGATGCCCCCCGGTTTCACCGGTCTATCTTGACACAGCCCGTCTTACAAAGGCTTGTCAGAATCGGCTGGGCTGGACCGCCTGAGAAGTTGAGCAATAGATTTCCCGTGAGAGGTGCTTTTTAGAGCTAGGCTCTGACGTTGCCGCTCACAGACACGGCCCTCACCGCTGTCAGCCGCGTGGTCGAAGTCGGCCCCGACTTGCCCGCGCAGACGCTGGGGCTGAGTGACCAGCCCGTCGCGGTGGTGGTGCGCGGTCTGACGGCGGCGGAACGGGTCAAGCTGGCAGGGGCAGTGATGCGGCATACGGCGCTGGGGCAAACAGGAAG is from Deinococcus wulumuqiensis R12 and encodes:
- a CDS encoding PAS domain-containing protein produces the protein MKPGGIELRWAYVAFGLLASIDVLVGLRIVRRVIWQPGTAAPDVPVLVLLLLALHVVLLWLFKRVRNMVRYDQHLRAMYEQELNFAQQLLDASTEGLVMFSTEGRITYVNRRAAEVLGHPPEALLGLTSFQLVQPEDYAASEEQWLQSWSRSGEVYRMRIRGAQGEWRQVRVTVSPRWHQGRMVGSFGSVCPDDAPPL